Within bacterium, the genomic segment CTTGGATGAATTAGGATTTTTTCAATACATTTTGAAGAATGTATTGATGATGTTATAGAACCGATTGGTGTGATAAATCTCCGGAAAGGAGCAAAACATGTTCTCTCTGCGTTGCCAGCTTAGTTTTGTTTTTGCCTTTTTTGGTCTGTTCGGTTGTTTCGACTCTCTCTTCGCAAATCCGTCACTCTATCCAAAAATGAGTAGCGGTCGGATCGAAATCCGGTTTTCTTCTGCTGTTCTCTCGCGGTTAAACATTGCCGCCGATGGCAATATCGGTACGCCTTGTGGATTACCAGCATTGGATCGTCTGCTTTCGGAATCCCCGAAGGCAACCCTTAGTCCGTTGTTTACCCACGATCCGGTTTCCCTACATAATCCAAATTTTACAAAATTCGGGTTAGATCGCTTTTATGTGCTTGAGAGCGAAGAACTATGGAATTCCGATCAACAAAAGCGTAACCAATTCTGTGACCAGTTATCAGCCGTCGATGGTATCGAGTTTGCCATTCCGATTGGTTTTTGTCATGCTCTCCATTTACCCAATGATTTCTGCGTTGGAAATCGCGACTCATGGGGGTTGGATAGCATGCATTGTCCGCAGGCATGGAACATGCAACGCGGCGACGATGAGATACTCGTCGCAACTATCGATACCGGGATTGATTATCTCCATGAAGACTTAGCGGGTAATATCGCAATCAATGCTGCGGAAGACATTGATCAGAATGGGATGTTAAGCGATGCTGACAACGACTT encodes:
- a CDS encoding S8 family serine peptidase produces the protein MFSLRCQLSFVFAFFGLFGCFDSLFANPSLYPKMSSGRIEIRFSSAVLSRLNIAADGNIGTPCGLPALDRLLSESPKATLSPLFTHDPVSLHNPNFTKFGLDRFYVLESEELWNSDQQKRNQFCDQLSAVDGIEFAIPIGFCHALHLPNDFCVGNRDSWGLDSMHCPQAWNMQRGDDEILVATIDTGIDYLHEDLAGNIAINAAEDIDQNGMLSDADNDLIDNDNNGFVDDVIGWDFQSVPRNRIPYPLIDEEDYGTPDNNPMDVHTHGTHVAGILAARTNNGVGIASASY